A region from the Drosophila bipectinata strain 14024-0381.07 chromosome 3R, DbipHiC1v2, whole genome shotgun sequence genome encodes:
- the LOC108129497 gene encoding uncharacterized protein: MNPTNLGKQNGALVLEVLKVLGRPSTSFEVAERVADVYKLPLPPIGPVVQDVLEGGVRQGFFSCSGGRYSVVQPVVDQLSRDIDQYAAEILALNSQSNSSDDQENAPLPQMSELMLKLQQLDGSPPMGNDNRYRQVSAGEQREYTPSGDVPMDDVILMMPVSHVL, from the coding sequence ATGAATCCGACGAATCTGGGAAAGCAGAACGGTGCACTGGTGCTGGAGGTGTTGAAGGTTCTGGGTCGTCCCTCAACCAGTTTTGAGGTTGCCGAGCGTGTGGCCGACGTCTACAAGCTGCCGCTGCCACCCATCGGCCCGGTGGTGCAAGACGTGCTCGAGGGTGGTGTGCGCCAGGGGTTCTTCAGCTGCAGCGGAGGCCGGTACTCGGTGGTGCAGCCAGTTGTGGATCAGCTGAGCCGGGACATCGATCAGTATGCGGCTGAGATTCTGGCCCTGAACAGCCAGTCGAATAGCAGCGACGATCAGGAGAATGCGCCGCTGCCGCAGATGTCGGAACTGATGCTCAAGCTCCAGCAGCTGGACGGATCGCCGCCGATGGGGAACGATAACCGCTACCGCCAGGTCTCGGCCGGCGAACAGCGAGAGTACACCCCGTCCGGAGACGTGCCCATGGACGATGTCATTCTCATGATGCCAGTCTCGCATGTACTCTAA